One Pseudomonas sp. C27(2019) DNA window includes the following coding sequences:
- a CDS encoding methyltransferase, whose translation MNSPHYFTKTETIIIDGANDLIIRSLLDRQQYYDPTGAAERLGICSASWSLFGMLWPSSIHLASALALRPVNADEHILEIGCGLALASLVAHRRGANITASDRHPKAKSFLQENLRLNKLDKLPFRHGQWGVHPTPSLADTGAALLYKKYDLIVGSDLLYEPDMPLALALFINLHAAKQAEVWIVDPNRGYRPAFNRNMQTLGFELSSDNVLTETASNQENYRGRLLIYKRA comes from the coding sequence ATGAACAGTCCACACTATTTCACTAAAACAGAAACCATTATAATTGATGGTGCAAATGATCTCATTATTCGATCTTTACTCGATCGTCAACAATATTATGATCCTACGGGCGCTGCAGAAAGATTAGGCATATGCTCTGCTTCATGGTCTTTATTTGGCATGCTCTGGCCTTCCAGTATCCACCTTGCAAGCGCTTTGGCTTTACGCCCTGTAAATGCCGACGAGCATATTTTAGAAATTGGCTGCGGGCTTGCCTTAGCTAGTTTAGTGGCTCATCGTCGAGGAGCCAACATCACTGCATCAGACCGCCACCCTAAAGCAAAATCATTTCTTCAAGAAAATCTTCGTTTAAACAAACTCGACAAGTTACCTTTTCGCCATGGCCAATGGGGCGTACATCCGACTCCATCCCTTGCGGATACTGGTGCTGCCCTGCTGTATAAAAAATATGATTTAATTGTCGGCAGCGATCTGCTCTATGAGCCCGACATGCCGCTAGCCTTGGCGCTTTTTATCAATTTACACGCAGCTAAACAAGCAGAAGTTTGGATTGTTGACCCCAATCGAGGCTATCGGCCAGCATTTAATCGCAATATGCAGACGCTGGGTTTTGAGTTGAGCTCAGATAATGTTTTAACCGAGACTGCTTCTAACCAAGAAAACTATCGAGGACGTTTGCTCATTTATAAACGTGCTTGA
- a CDS encoding glutaredoxin family protein, with protein sequence MTAHCELFGTLGCHLCEEAEAVLQPFVAQGLVVELLDIVDSEEWLQRYALTIPVLRRVDTGQEIRWPFDEHDVLRLFT encoded by the coding sequence ATGACAGCGCACTGCGAGCTCTTTGGTACCCTAGGCTGCCACTTGTGTGAAGAGGCTGAGGCGGTGTTGCAGCCATTTGTGGCGCAAGGATTAGTGGTTGAGTTGCTAGATATTGTTGACTCAGAAGAATGGCTGCAACGCTATGCGTTGACGATCCCAGTTTTGCGCCGAGTTGATACTGGCCAAGAGATACGCTGGCCATTCGATGAACATGATGTGCTGCGGCTGTTTACATAA
- a CDS encoding adenylate/guanylate cyclase domain-containing protein encodes MKAKTAKDTIAASASLQGFYLRVLAYMFIAALVMTGAYTGFISYNLLWLVPYSLLYPHISNLITEKFKGLYPRLTHGSQLALDALHAGVVFALIGFAIIPILMGLMIIGFSTLIVGGPRLMLAMLAATLSITGVAWLILQPAIALEAPLSVCVTSVFLASIYICTTAYFVHLQGLQLVKARLEIKREQEKTARLAQNLAKYLSPQVWQSIFSGKRTVKLETQRKKLTVFFSDIKGFTELSEELEAEALTDVLNTYLNEMSKIALKYGGTIDKFIGDSVMVFFGDTNTQGAKKDAVAAVSMAIAMRKHMKLLRRHWRAQGIDKPLEIRMGINTGYCTVGNFGADTRMDYTIIGREVNLASRLESAAESGEILMSNETYSLTKDVIMARDKGQINVKGFSRPVQIFQVVDFRRDLGASSSYVEHELPGFSMYLDTNSIQNYDKEHVIAALKEAAERLRDKIIM; translated from the coding sequence ATGAAGGCTAAAACTGCAAAAGACACTATTGCTGCGAGCGCATCGCTTCAAGGTTTTTATCTGCGCGTGCTCGCTTATATGTTTATTGCAGCACTTGTTATGACTGGCGCTTACACGGGGTTTATTTCATACAACCTTTTATGGTTGGTGCCCTACTCGCTCCTGTACCCGCACATATCCAACTTAATTACAGAGAAGTTTAAAGGCCTCTATCCGCGACTGACCCATGGTAGTCAGCTGGCACTTGATGCGCTGCACGCAGGGGTTGTTTTTGCGCTTATTGGCTTTGCAATCATACCAATCCTTATGGGCTTAATGATTATCGGCTTTAGCACCCTTATCGTAGGTGGTCCGCGTTTAATGCTGGCGATGCTTGCAGCAACATTATCAATTACTGGCGTAGCATGGTTAATATTGCAACCGGCTATCGCGCTAGAAGCACCGCTTTCAGTGTGTGTAACAAGTGTTTTTCTTGCCTCTATATATATTTGTACTACCGCCTACTTTGTACACCTGCAAGGGCTGCAGTTAGTCAAAGCCCGACTTGAGATTAAGCGAGAGCAAGAAAAAACTGCACGCTTAGCGCAAAATCTAGCTAAATATTTATCACCACAAGTATGGCAGTCAATATTCAGCGGCAAACGTACAGTCAAACTAGAAACACAGCGCAAAAAACTCACGGTATTCTTTTCTGATATCAAAGGTTTCACTGAGCTCTCAGAAGAATTGGAAGCTGAAGCATTAACTGACGTATTGAATACTTACCTAAACGAAATGTCGAAAATCGCCTTAAAATATGGCGGCACCATTGATAAGTTTATTGGTGACAGTGTCATGGTATTTTTTGGCGATACCAACACTCAAGGCGCAAAGAAAGATGCGGTAGCTGCGGTCTCAATGGCAATTGCTATGCGTAAACATATGAAGCTGTTACGTCGCCACTGGCGCGCACAAGGTATTGATAAGCCTCTAGAAATACGCATGGGGATTAATACTGGGTACTGTACGGTTGGTAACTTTGGTGCAGACACCCGCATGGATTACACAATTATTGGCCGCGAGGTCAACCTTGCCAGCCGCTTAGAAAGCGCGGCGGAGTCTGGTGAGATATTGATGTCGAATGAGACCTATTCTCTGACTAAAGATGTCATCATGGCCCGTGATAAAGGCCAAATTAATGTCAAAGGTTTTTCCAGGCCTGTACAGATTTTCCAAGTGGTCGATTTCCGGCGAGATCTTGGTGCGAGTAGCAGCTATGTTGAGCACGAACTGCCTGGATTTTCCATGTACCTCGACACGAATAGCATCCAAAACTATGATAAAGAACATGTTATTGCTGCCCTGAAAGAGGCTGCGGAGCGACTGCGCGATAAAATAATTATGTAA
- a CDS encoding YkgJ family cysteine cluster protein: MSDNNPCLTCGACCAYFRVSFFWGECQSAGGTVPDSAVVAINSTFVAMSGTEHKPVRCTALMGDVGEDVRCTMYDNRSSICRGFHASWALGEHNPDCDAARAAHGLTPLERCVSPDQVA, from the coding sequence ATGTCAGATAACAATCCATGTTTAACCTGTGGCGCATGCTGTGCTTATTTTCGGGTGTCTTTTTTTTGGGGTGAATGCCAATCGGCTGGTGGCACGGTGCCTGATAGCGCTGTTGTTGCCATTAATTCTACGTTTGTAGCAATGAGTGGTACTGAACACAAACCCGTACGCTGTACAGCATTGATGGGCGATGTCGGTGAGGATGTACGCTGTACCATGTATGACAACCGTTCTTCAATCTGTCGGGGTTTTCATGCCTCTTGGGCGCTTGGAGAGCACAACCCAGATTGTGATGCTGCGCGTGCAGCACATGGTTTGACACCTCTTGAGCGCTGCGTTAGTCCTGATCAAGTTGCTTAA